The following are from one region of the Pseudonocardia sp. HH130630-07 genome:
- a CDS encoding IS110 family transposase, whose product MSGEGTWVGLDVHARSVIGCAIEESAAEIRTQRIGARTEQIVEWVRAQPGPVMACYEAGPTGFGLARALRAAGVACEVVAPSKIERPSGDKVKTDRRDAERLARLLRIGEVPGVRVPTEAEEAARDLVRAREDCRSDLMRARHRLSKLLLRQGLVWDNTAWTAAHEVWLRSHHFDRRGVQLAFDEALDAVFTVHARRARLDAAIVEMAASDPVLAGPVGRLSCLRGVSTLTATGLCVEVADWHRFTGATIGSYLGLVPSEFSSGSRRVQGGITKTGNSHARRLLVEAAWHHRRPLRPSRERARRADGQPAVVRDRADAGNRRLHQRWTRLDHRNKRPTVAVVAVARELAGWCWSLATLEETAAARTG is encoded by the coding sequence GTGTCGGGCGAGGGTACGTGGGTCGGGTTGGACGTCCATGCGCGATCAGTGATCGGTTGCGCGATCGAGGAGAGTGCAGCTGAGATCCGGACGCAGCGGATCGGGGCGCGGACTGAGCAGATCGTGGAGTGGGTGCGTGCGCAGCCCGGTCCGGTGATGGCCTGCTACGAGGCCGGCCCGACCGGATTCGGGCTGGCGCGGGCGCTGCGGGCCGCGGGTGTGGCCTGCGAGGTCGTGGCGCCGTCGAAGATCGAGCGACCGTCCGGGGACAAGGTCAAGACCGACCGGCGCGACGCGGAGCGGCTGGCGCGGTTGCTGCGGATCGGTGAGGTCCCCGGGGTGCGGGTCCCGACCGAGGCCGAAGAAGCCGCCCGGGACCTGGTCCGGGCTCGCGAGGACTGCCGCAGCGACCTGATGCGGGCCCGCCACCGTCTCTCCAAGCTGCTGCTGCGCCAGGGCCTGGTCTGGGACAACACCGCCTGGACCGCCGCGCACGAGGTCTGGCTGCGCAGTCACCACTTCGACCGGCGCGGTGTCCAGCTCGCCTTCGACGAGGCCCTGGATGCGGTGTTCACCGTCCATGCCCGCCGGGCTCGGCTCGACGCTGCGATCGTCGAGATGGCCGCCAGCGACCCGGTGTTGGCCGGGCCGGTCGGGCGGCTGTCGTGTCTGCGGGGCGTCTCGACGCTGACCGCGACCGGGCTGTGCGTCGAGGTCGCCGACTGGCACCGGTTCACCGGCGCCACCATCGGCTCCTACCTCGGGCTGGTGCCCTCGGAGTTCTCCTCCGGGTCGCGGCGGGTCCAGGGCGGGATCACCAAGACCGGTAACTCGCATGCCCGGCGGCTGCTGGTCGAAGCGGCCTGGCACCACCGCCGCCCGCTGCGCCCGAGCCGGGAACGGGCCCGACGCGCCGATGGGCAACCCGCCGTGGTCCGCGACCGCGCCGACGCCGGGAACCGGCGCCTGCACCAGCGCTGGACCCGCTTGGACCACCGCAACAAGCGACCGACCGTGGCTGTCGTCGCGGTCGCCCGCGAGCTCGCCGGCTGGTGCTGGAGCCTGGCCACCCTCGAGGAAACGGCCGCAGCGAGAACCGGCTGA
- a CDS encoding glucuronyl esterase domain-containing protein: MSAAAVARVAGPLDDLGVPDPLVSGSGERITSARAWEQQRPELLAAFEENVYGTTLPTPAKTTYSEAGGGGGSAKKVTITVTGPQGDASFTLRLFTPTSGTPKGTFLLIDHRGSVGDDPGSGGYAPAATITGAGYALAALNAEEIAPDDAGSYRNGVINAFYPPSQDLPADAGRTISAWAWGASRAMDYLQTDDATSTGIDPGKVAVIGHSRGGKAALWAGAQDPRFPVVISNNSGSTGAKLARRDSAGESISAINSQFPHWFPETYKRYDGNADALPVDQNELLALIAPGRVVVASAADDGNADPQGEFLSYLGAAPVYELYGLGETGLSSATWPPATGKGFRGPGMSYHLRSGGHGLEDADWDIYLGSDLFTR, encoded by the coding sequence GTGTCGGCGGCGGCTGTGGCCCGGGTGGCGGGTCCGCTCGATGACCTGGGTGTCCCGGATCCGCTGGTGTCGGGCTCCGGTGAGCGGATCACCAGTGCGCGGGCCTGGGAGCAGCAGCGTCCGGAGCTGCTCGCGGCGTTCGAGGAGAACGTCTACGGCACGACCTTGCCTACGCCGGCGAAGACGACGTACTCCGAGGCCGGCGGCGGAGGCGGCTCGGCGAAGAAGGTCACCATCACAGTGACCGGCCCGCAGGGGGACGCGAGCTTCACGCTGCGGCTGTTCACGCCGACGTCGGGCACGCCGAAGGGCACGTTCCTGCTGATCGACCACCGCGGCTCGGTCGGGGATGATCCCGGCTCGGGCGGCTACGCCCCCGCCGCGACGATCACCGGGGCCGGGTACGCCCTGGCCGCGCTCAACGCCGAGGAGATCGCCCCCGACGACGCCGGCTCCTACCGCAACGGCGTGATCAACGCCTTCTACCCGCCCAGCCAGGACCTGCCCGCCGACGCCGGGCGCACGATCAGCGCCTGGGCGTGGGGCGCAAGCCGGGCGATGGACTACCTGCAGACCGACGACGCCACCAGCACAGGCATCGACCCGGGCAAAGTCGCGGTGATCGGGCACTCCCGCGGTGGGAAGGCCGCGCTGTGGGCCGGCGCTCAAGATCCGCGGTTTCCGGTGGTGATCTCGAACAACTCCGGCTCCACCGGCGCGAAGCTCGCCCGCCGCGACTCGGCTGGGGAGTCGATCTCGGCGATCAACTCCCAGTTCCCGCACTGGTTCCCCGAGACCTACAAGCGCTACGACGGCAACGCCGACGCCCTGCCGGTGGACCAGAACGAGCTGCTCGCGCTGATCGCGCCGGGCCGGGTCGTGGTCGCCTCGGCCGCCGACGACGGCAACGCCGACCCCCAGGGCGAGTTCCTGTCCTACCTCGGTGCCGCCCCGGTCTATGAGCTCTACGGGCTCGGGGAGACCGGCCTGTCGTCCGCGACCTGGCCGCCGGCCACGGGGAAGGGCTTCCGCGGCCCGGGCATGAGCTACCACCTGCGATCCGGGGGACACGGCCTTGAAGACGCCGACTGGGACATCTACCTCGGTAGCGACCTGTTCACCCGCTAG
- a CDS encoding FDXHR family putative zinc-binding protein, protein MRVACCDRDWVGADRAHCCRRFDGCGQVFDDAALWDAHRPTGTCLTPATLGLTQTKNGIWRRP, encoded by the coding sequence GTGCGGGTCGCATGCTGCGACCGAGACTGGGTGGGCGCAGACCGCGCGCACTGCTGTCGCCGCTTCGACGGCTGCGGGCAGGTGTTCGACGACGCCGCACTATGGGACGCCCACCGCCCTACCGGCACCTGCCTAACCCCGGCCACTCTCGGACTGACCCAGACCAAGAACGGCATCTGGCGACGCCCCTGA
- a CDS encoding AfsR/SARP family transcriptional regulator, which translates to MSDRDESPKSSKPFIASDGRAPSEKSLSLNAASKELDIRILNTTEVEYAGRIGTPEAPKYRQVLALLAFRVGTTVSIESMIDELWPSNPPRTAVTTTQTYIYGLRKIVDKLADKPLGKQVIATRRPGYILCLERESIDIHRFRDKLGTARSLAAQDAQQALREYDQILSCTPTVPLSDIALGPVLISYADEIREVILSARHERIELALKAGDPNMMLPELRLLTATFPLRENFARSLMQALAATNRRAEALQVFHEVRTVLNRDLGIEPCHELRALQEKVLRGNSR; encoded by the coding sequence GTGTCCGACCGAGATGAATCGCCGAAGTCATCCAAGCCTTTCATCGCGTCGGATGGGCGCGCTCCAAGCGAAAAGAGTCTCAGTTTGAACGCGGCATCGAAAGAGCTAGATATTCGCATTCTCAACACAACAGAAGTGGAGTACGCTGGCCGGATAGGTACTCCCGAAGCACCGAAGTACCGCCAGGTCCTGGCGCTACTCGCCTTCCGCGTCGGTACGACCGTCTCAATTGAGAGCATGATCGATGAACTGTGGCCGTCGAATCCTCCTCGAACCGCAGTTACTACTACTCAGACCTACATCTACGGGCTCCGCAAAATCGTAGACAAGCTCGCTGACAAACCGCTCGGGAAGCAAGTTATCGCCACACGGAGACCTGGGTATATTTTGTGCTTAGAACGAGAAAGCATTGATATCCACAGATTTCGCGACAAGCTCGGAACTGCCCGCAGTTTAGCGGCTCAAGATGCACAACAGGCGCTGCGCGAGTATGATCAAATACTTTCCTGTACGCCGACGGTGCCGCTGTCAGACATCGCCCTCGGTCCCGTTCTCATCAGTTACGCCGACGAAATCCGCGAGGTCATCTTGTCGGCGCGACATGAGAGAATCGAGCTGGCACTGAAGGCTGGCGATCCGAACATGATGCTCCCCGAACTCCGACTACTCACTGCAACCTTCCCTCTGCGCGAGAACTTTGCTCGCTCCCTCATGCAGGCATTGGCCGCGACCAATCGCCGCGCCGAGGCGCTACAGGTTTTTCATGAGGTCCGGACCGTTCTGAACCGTGACCTTGGTATCGAGCCGTGTCACGAGCTCCGCGCTCTGCAGGAGAAGGTGCTTCGCGGCAACTCTCGCTGA
- a CDS encoding amidohydrolase family protein, protein MRVSQGRIDAIGSANELIAADPEATVSRFPGHSIMPGLINSHVHLGGDCSKSSFDTLCSGAPDDVRALIRANARSCLRAGCTTVRDLGDAGGYVARFRDSTADADSVRPTVLSAGTPLTITGGHCWYLGGIADSAAEIRSAIDCAAGDVDLIKIMAGGGYVTSEGPTPFDAQYSTELIRVAVEHASRYGLQVAAHAHGTEPIVRCIEAGVSTIEHCGWRSGPGQRDQNEEAVRKMAQQKTAAGDTTPAVWRDIAKYVTTPDYKFGSQLTWMAENDVRILIGTDSGVPGTEFDQLKLSMELYEELGFARRDIIDMVTTGAAEALGIGHKTGDLKAGLAADLLIVAGNPLNDLDCLHRPHRVIAQGVVYSQQDLVDEQS, encoded by the coding sequence GTGCGTGTCTCGCAGGGCCGGATCGACGCGATCGGCAGCGCAAACGAGCTCATCGCGGCAGATCCCGAGGCGACCGTCTCACGCTTCCCTGGGCACAGTATCATGCCCGGGCTCATCAACAGCCACGTCCATCTCGGTGGCGATTGCAGTAAGTCATCGTTCGACACGTTGTGTTCAGGCGCGCCCGACGACGTACGAGCCCTGATCCGGGCCAACGCACGGAGCTGCCTGCGAGCCGGATGCACCACAGTCCGAGACCTCGGGGACGCCGGTGGATACGTCGCGAGGTTCCGCGACTCGACTGCAGACGCTGACAGCGTGCGGCCCACAGTGCTCTCCGCGGGGACCCCGCTCACGATCACAGGTGGACACTGCTGGTACCTGGGCGGTATCGCGGACTCGGCGGCGGAGATTCGGTCTGCAATTGACTGTGCGGCCGGTGATGTAGACCTAATCAAGATCATGGCGGGTGGTGGGTATGTGACGTCAGAGGGACCCACCCCGTTCGACGCGCAATACTCCACTGAGCTAATCCGGGTTGCCGTTGAGCATGCTTCACGGTACGGGCTGCAAGTGGCAGCTCACGCTCACGGCACCGAGCCAATCGTTCGGTGCATTGAAGCAGGGGTATCCACCATCGAGCACTGCGGATGGCGGTCGGGTCCTGGCCAGAGGGACCAGAATGAAGAAGCCGTCCGAAAGATGGCCCAGCAGAAAACGGCCGCTGGCGACACTACCCCCGCTGTCTGGCGCGACATAGCAAAGTACGTCACAACCCCAGACTACAAGTTCGGCAGCCAGCTCACTTGGATGGCGGAGAATGATGTTCGAATCCTGATCGGAACAGACTCTGGAGTGCCCGGAACCGAGTTCGATCAGCTAAAACTGAGCATGGAGTTGTATGAAGAGCTGGGCTTCGCTCGTCGCGATATCATCGACATGGTCACAACAGGAGCGGCCGAGGCTCTCGGAATCGGCCATAAGACAGGGGATCTGAAGGCAGGGCTGGCGGCCGATCTGCTGATCGTAGCGGGCAACCCGCTCAATGACCTCGATTGTCTACACCGGCCACATCGAGTTATCGCTCAGGGCGTTGTGTACTCGCAGCAAGATCTTGTCGACGAGCAGAGTTAG
- a CDS encoding cytochrome P450, protein MELTPFPFAQPPENEEEPEYADLRESARAHGVELPYGGHAWLVTRHSDVRFVLGDRRFGRAATSQPDVPRLLPEPGSEGLLQSLDPPDHRRVRGAVQGSFTARRMRRLRPRVEQIVAGLLDDIEASGEPADLVASFAVPLPVAVICEVLGVPPVDRADLARWSAALLSTSGAQPADRERAHREMLGLFDGLLSDRAARPRDDVLSTLAHAGRLTRAEAIALASDLLLAGHETTGAQLANSVFVLLRAGGLHRLGEGGAAVRRTVEELMRFVPLGAGGTRCRVAHEDVVVGGVSVRAGAAVFAVTTSANRDPAVFQCPQRLDPQRARVPHLAFGYGDHHCLGAPLARLQLQVGLDSLRVRMPRLRPAEGSGMTWRTGSLVRGPERFPVVWS, encoded by the coding sequence GTGGAACTCACGCCTTTCCCATTCGCCCAGCCTCCGGAGAACGAGGAGGAGCCCGAGTACGCTGACCTGCGCGAAAGCGCACGCGCCCACGGGGTGGAGCTGCCGTACGGCGGCCACGCATGGCTGGTGACACGTCATTCGGACGTCCGGTTCGTGCTGGGGGACCGGCGCTTCGGACGGGCCGCGACATCACAGCCCGACGTCCCGCGGCTGCTGCCGGAACCGGGTAGCGAGGGGCTTCTGCAGTCCCTCGATCCGCCGGACCACCGCCGTGTGCGGGGTGCGGTGCAGGGCTCCTTCACCGCCCGTCGCATGCGACGGCTGCGCCCACGTGTCGAGCAGATCGTCGCTGGACTGCTCGATGACATCGAGGCGTCCGGCGAGCCTGCCGATCTCGTCGCGTCTTTCGCAGTTCCGCTGCCGGTCGCGGTGATCTGCGAGGTGCTCGGGGTCCCGCCTGTGGATCGGGCCGATTTGGCGCGCTGGTCCGCGGCGCTGTTGTCGACGTCCGGGGCTCAGCCGGCCGATCGGGAGAGGGCCCACAGGGAGATGCTCGGCCTGTTCGACGGGCTCCTCTCGGACCGGGCCGCGCGCCCGCGGGACGACGTGTTGAGCACGCTTGCCCACGCCGGGCGGCTGACTCGCGCCGAGGCGATCGCCCTCGCATCAGACCTGCTGCTGGCGGGCCACGAAACGACCGGTGCGCAACTAGCGAACTCGGTGTTCGTGCTGCTGCGGGCCGGTGGGTTGCACCGGCTGGGGGAGGGGGGCGCCGCGGTGCGTCGGACCGTGGAGGAACTGATGCGCTTCGTCCCGCTCGGTGCGGGAGGTACGCGGTGTCGGGTGGCGCATGAGGATGTCGTCGTCGGAGGGGTTTCGGTGCGCGCCGGTGCGGCCGTCTTCGCCGTCACAACGTCCGCCAACCGCGACCCAGCGGTGTTCCAATGTCCACAGCGTCTCGACCCACAGCGTGCGCGCGTCCCGCACCTTGCGTTCGGCTACGGCGACCATCACTGCCTCGGGGCGCCGCTGGCCCGGCTGCAGCTTCAGGTCGGGCTGGATAGTCTGCGTGTCCGAATGCCGCGGCTGCGGCCCGCGGAAGGCTCCGGAATGACCTGGAGGACCGGGTCGCTGGTGCGGGGGCCAGAGAGATTTCCCGTCGTGTGGTCGTGA
- a CDS encoding MFS transporter, which yields MRDGTSREPGSKTWSTQRTPAAAWLITAVACAAEFMVVLDASVVNVALPAIQEELRFSPAGLQWVVTSYALVFAGFLLLGGRLADLYGLRRMLLAGLAIFVVASVVGGLAVTADTLIAARAAQALGAAVLAPTSLTILTTTFPEGPRRVRALATWTALASAAGAAGSLLGGILTEFLTWRATLLVNLPIGAIAFIAAARTLPAGNASVDGQRLDVPGAVAATVSMTALTFAVSGAETRGWASPVTLAALSVAALALTLFVAHEGWWSSSPLIPLRLFALRSISAGNVAIVLAGACLMPMWYFLSLYMQQGLGLSAGMAGLGFLPHTVITVLVGAQIAPRVMRRVPERTVLFAGALLAAAGFWWQSRVGVTDTYWTGVLGPAIVMSTGTGLINTPLSTLVTSGVTDRDAGAASGLMNTTKQVGGAVGLATIATIATASAYSASGPVINGSVLSTATAFECMTALMVGVAALAALLPAARTATRRKSNN from the coding sequence ATGCGGGACGGCACCTCACGAGAACCCGGCTCCAAAACCTGGTCCACGCAGCGCACCCCGGCGGCGGCCTGGCTGATCACGGCGGTGGCATGTGCCGCGGAGTTCATGGTCGTACTGGATGCGTCCGTGGTGAACGTGGCGCTCCCAGCGATCCAGGAGGAGCTACGGTTCTCTCCGGCTGGCCTGCAGTGGGTGGTGACGAGCTACGCCCTCGTCTTCGCCGGATTCCTGCTGCTGGGCGGCCGGTTGGCCGATCTGTACGGGCTCCGACGCATGCTCCTGGCGGGGCTCGCAATATTCGTCGTCGCGAGCGTCGTAGGCGGGCTGGCCGTGACGGCGGACACTCTGATCGCGGCCCGCGCCGCACAGGCACTGGGCGCGGCGGTGCTGGCACCGACCAGTCTAACGATCCTGACCACAACGTTCCCCGAGGGCCCGCGACGGGTTCGCGCGCTGGCGACGTGGACGGCACTCGCCTCAGCCGCGGGCGCTGCGGGCAGTCTGCTCGGCGGCATCCTGACCGAGTTCCTGACGTGGCGGGCCACACTCCTGGTCAACCTCCCGATCGGGGCCATCGCGTTCATCGCAGCAGCTCGGACCCTGCCGGCCGGGAATGCGTCTGTGGATGGTCAGCGTCTCGACGTGCCCGGAGCCGTGGCCGCGACCGTATCGATGACGGCATTGACCTTCGCTGTCTCCGGCGCGGAGACCAGGGGCTGGGCCTCCCCGGTCACCCTCGCCGCCCTGAGCGTCGCCGCACTGGCGCTGACACTGTTCGTGGCCCACGAAGGATGGTGGTCGTCGTCACCGCTGATACCACTGCGACTGTTCGCCCTACGCTCGATCTCGGCGGGCAACGTCGCGATCGTGCTGGCGGGCGCTTGCTTGATGCCTATGTGGTACTTCCTGTCTCTCTACATGCAGCAGGGACTCGGGCTCTCCGCAGGCATGGCCGGTCTGGGATTTCTGCCGCACACCGTCATCACTGTGCTCGTCGGCGCCCAGATCGCTCCACGGGTGATGCGAAGGGTCCCGGAACGGACCGTTCTGTTCGCGGGCGCACTGCTGGCCGCCGCCGGGTTCTGGTGGCAGAGCCGAGTCGGAGTCACCGACACATATTGGACCGGCGTGCTCGGCCCGGCAATCGTGATGTCGACAGGAACCGGCTTGATCAACACGCCGCTAAGCACGCTCGTCACGTCCGGAGTCACCGACCGGGACGCAGGTGCTGCATCGGGCCTAATGAATACGACGAAGCAGGTGGGCGGCGCCGTCGGACTCGCCACTATTGCCACTATTGCGACAGCGTCCGCATACAGTGCGTCAGGCCCGGTCATTAACGGTTCCGTCCTGAGTACTGCGACTGCATTCGAATGCATGACCGCTCTGATGGTCGGCGTCGCGGCGCTCGCCGCACTTCTACCCGCGGCTCGAACGGCGACTCGCCGAAAATCCAATAACTGA